In the genome of Arachis hypogaea cultivar Tifrunner chromosome 9, arahy.Tifrunner.gnm2.J5K5, whole genome shotgun sequence, the window ACCTTCTGTTCATCAATTATATTGATTCCAAATTCTCTTCTTATATCCTACCAAAGACCAGTACCAGATAATGAAAAACAAATACTAGGAATCAACAACAatgaacaatgaacaacaatgaacaaataattaagaaaacaaaagcagaaacacaacaaaataaaaaattactagcattcagcaacaatgaacaatgaacaacaatcagCAATAATGAACAAATAGATTGAACAAAAATTGAATAcaaataaatcacaaaatcaactcaaaacaagcaaaaataaattaaacccagCAGCTCAGAATCACAGAATcagaattattaataaattaaatcacaaaatcaactcaaaacaaacaactcaaattaacaaaatcattaaACAAACACAGTAATCATtagtattattaacaaaatttcaaaacaagcaaaataagtgcagaaaaccaaaaatcaattcaGAAACACATAATCACAGAACTTGAACTAAGCAAAATAAGCAAATTTGAACCCAGCAACTCAGAAGCACAGAATCAGAgttattaacaagaaattaacaaaaccCTAAACAAATCCAGCAACTCAGAATCatagaaattataattaacaaaatcaaaccCTAACTATTTCATAATTATAAACCCAATATGTCTAATTGCTTCAGATACATAGAAGGAGAGAAGATCAAACCTGAAGTCAAGTGGATGGGAAGGAGGAAGAGCACTGGAAGAAGGCCAACCGGTGGCTGCTGTGTTGTGGGTGGCCAGGCCAGAAACGCAGCAGTACTGCTATgggtggccacaaacggtgttGCAGGTGGCCAGATCAGTCCTATTGGTGGCGCTGGGGTGCCCTTCGATGGTGCTGGCGAGCCAGGCGAGGTGCTGTGTTGAGGGATCTTCGTCTTCGTGGTGCACCGGCGGTGGGGGATCTTCGTCTTCGTGGCTTCGAGTCTCAAGGAGGTGGGTGGCTCAGGCTGGCTCCGTGGCTGGGTCTGGGTGAGTGGGTGTGCACTGTGCAAGCCGCAGAGGGCGAGATCTCAGGCAGGCTGGCTCCGATCTGGCATTCGGGGATTAGGTACTTAGGTTTCCATGGGGGATTTGGGGAGGGACTCGCGCAGCAGTAAGGAAGGTAACACGTTTGGGGAGGTGGGGtaggtagtttttaatttttagggttttgggaAGAACCGgtccggttcggttcggttagggTTTTGGTGGTaagaaccgaaaaccgaaccgaactgcaaaaaaattacaaaatatcaCTTTTTCGATTTTTTCGGTTTTCGGTTAATTCGATTTTCGATTTTTTCAGTTCGGTTCATCGGTTTAATTCGGTccgatcggttttgaacacccctaatatCAGCCATTCTAATTACTTGACAAAAGATATAAATCAACTAATCTTTctttaataaaaattgaaaaaataaaaagtaaaagctcatacttattattattcaattaaaatataaaatactaattaaatacaatatatatatatatatatatatatatatatatatattattagcagtgtcataataataattataaaaaatttcaattacaaatattcaaattccataatttataTACAtagcatataaaattcttattactactatatttatttgacttgctttttattattattacatcatttcttaatctctcatAAAGTCATACTAATTGCCAAAAATTCCtacaaacaaatttaaatttaacacatctctttattaaatatatttaaatacatcataattataaaattaatttataattttatattacattattttttgtgtattcatcttcatttatttttgtttctaattttttttttagattatttgaAAGCTAAATCGAGAAGACAAagtatgaaaattaaaataaatataaaaataaaaataacaaataaaaatacaattttatatcattctaatataaaaaaaactttgtctttttttaaaataaataaatttaaatttctaaaataacaaattatatttcaatttatattatattttagttaaaccattatatatgaaattatatacgaattattaaataaatattgtacaaaataattttaatatataacgctttaaatttaatattaatttatatattatctgATCAATTTCTAAACAATATAAcacttattaaaatatattatatagtataCTTAATTTATTTCATTGGGCATGGCACACGAGACTCACTAGTTTATCTAATTTTCATATaagaatgagatgccaaaacttaaGACAAAAAGCGTAGCATGTGCAGTTGTGAATAATCAAGAAAGGAACTCTTATGGTATTGCATGGGATTCACCATAGAACACTCAAGCGAGAATCTCTCATTATCATCCACATGGTTCCAAATGCATGCGCATGCATCATCACCCTTTGCCTTTGACAATTACATTATTTGCATCCAAACACTGTCTAACCCGCTAGAGTTTCGGTTTCTCTTTACTTTTTCGGGGAGCTTCGAATGATTGTTTTGTCACCATTTTTAGCCACCTTGGTTTCAACCATGTTAGAGCCTTTTCACATACCTTATCAGAGGGACCATTAGTGCTTCAACTAATGGCCTTATTATCAGCAGTTTCGAAAGACCATTCAATGTTTTTTGTCTTCAATTGCATGAGTTTTCACAATCATGTCTCAAAAGAAACTCTTGAAAACAAACCATTAATTATGGTGCTTGTGACAGTTCAAAATTCTCTATCAGCAATTTGTTCTCCTAACTTCAgcttagagaaaatattattctaaaaaatttccACATGATTACCCTTTTAATCTTTTACCATAGATTAGAGTTTTAATGCTAATTATATCAAGGACAAATGTTCTCATTTTATGTTAAGTAGTGATTTATTAGTTAAGAATATCAGAAAATGTTGTTAAAttcttttttgttaattttatatattactcCTCACACTTGTAACAGTAACAAGTCATTTAAAGGAATTATAATTACTTAACCAATAATGACTATTTTTTCTAAATTCTCTTGCCCTGCCCTTAGTATTGGACAGTGTTTCATATCAGAAGAAAATGTGAAGACTCATGTGAAAGTTTTGTCCCTTTACAGAAACTGCAAGCACACTTATGATTCACGAATAAGATATTTATCTTCAcatgtatatataattaaaaaaaatatatctacaaATGTGTCTTATATTGTTAAGAGAACTATGTAACCTCGTGACTGTAATTAGAAAAATAGGGATAGGCTTTGGATTTTATGCTATATTGTGttgaaaattagaattatttCCCACATTTTCCCAATTAAAAACTGGTGTGATCAGAAAGCAGTTAGACCTATATTTCTATGAGGTCAATAATTAATGACTTTTAAGGTAGGAGTTGGGATTATGTACGACATCGCGTGTGATAATGTTCAATGTCGATTATTTAGGAATCTGAGTGTGACAAGGTCTGTCACAATGAGTTTAAATTTGTAGTTGAATTCAATTAGCATCTTGTGAAGTCACAGAGCCACCTCTACATGGATGAATAttgattgaataataataatgataataatggcCTATATAATCTGAGGTGATGGGTGAAATGTTTTCACCTCCAAATAGTTTACACTTTACACACCCGTGATCTGAAATGTTGTTAAACTGTACATGCATGtgtccaaaacttcaaatggTGTTGATTAGTGACTTTAGTGCTGAATATTTACAACTTATTTGTACTCACTAATAACCACTTTTGATGCCATTACCACCTTAGCCTATTTTTCTTAGGTCCACAGTTGTTGTATTTGATATTGATAGGAACTAAACGTAGATGATACCGCACTCAGTATGCATGAGGCAAGCGAAACAAAATAAGAGGCCCCCCACTTACTCCGCTCAAATTCTATGACTTCAACTTCTGTCCATATGCTCTTTTAAAAAGCTGATTTTTTTGCGTGGAAAAAATTGTGGTGTTTTTTTGGAAAATGAGATTATTTGGTGTAATTACAGATGGGTGGATTTTGTAAAAGAGAAGTCAACACGTGACGTGGGGGGCGTGTTGGACATATGATAGCATTCTGACCAACACGTGGGGAGCGTGTTGCATCACGTGGGGGGCGTGTTGCATGATTTCCATAATACTGTAATACActttaaatatcaatattcaactaaaacaccatctctcttttcatattaaaaataatttctgcttttaaaaattatatgaaattatttattctaaaatcTTAAACTATAcaaaaaaagtatataaattatatttacgAAGAAGTATAGATATTCAGGACTCCAACATTTCATATGACTTGTATTTTGCTTGGAGTTGAATCACCAAACTGTTGTTGCAACTTTAGTTTGttgtctcaattttttttttatatgctgcAATTGTTCAAGGTTATTGACATCTTACTTTTAAATAGTGTGCAACTCTATTACCTTTTATCACACTCAAAATATACAAGGACTTAGAGAAGTATAAAATTTGCATGATAGACATGTAAATAATGGCTTAATACCATATCAAAAGTAAATAGACCTAATCCAACTCCCAAAAGTAAGAGTTTTCTCATCATGTTAATCTAAGTCATACaaagttatatataaaaaaaactataattatACTATgggtatactaaaattaatcatcaatataaatacatattagaatataaatacacattaaaaataaattaaactacatatatatttatacacaaatacattgataTTTGATTTTAGTAAATGTTGATATACAtgtagtatttaaaaaaaaaaactaatataaagGAGGATGTAAAGAATAATGTAAATGAATCACTTTCCTAAAAATCAAAGCAGTAATGATTAACTATtgattttcatttcattttttttttcgtgTATAGGTTATACCAAATTCACGGGGGTGAAGTGGTGGACTCTGCAACAAGTTATGGGCTCCAACTCACTCGGGTGTCCTGTAGTACCAAGTTAGATTCCTCTCTGCTCCATTTTTGCCAATTATGTCTAAGAAAAATTATAGTTTTCAATATgtgacagagagagagagagagcacagCAGTACCAATTAACTCACTTTCTTAAAGACCTTTTATTAATCTTTACTTTGGTTAGGTTCAGTTCGTTAGATATCAACTACACAGAACAAGAGAATTATCTTAATTTTCTCTGCTACCAGCCAACCACTTTCCTTCTACTGTTCTACAACTCAATCCAATCCCTCCTTTATTTTCTTAGTACAGAATTTAATCATTTTTTGATCTTCTTACAACCTCTTTTGTCTACCATACTCATAACATAACACAACACATCTTAGCTGCTCTCTACAGGGGTTTTTGTGTTAACTGAGTTAAAGTGATCATTGATTTGGTGAACAAAACAAACAGCTTGTAGTTGGTTACTatctcctcctcctttttttcttctttgtctcTTGCACTTCACCCTTGGCTCCTGGAGCTCTTTTTCTACACTATGAACTTGTAGTTGCAAACATGTTGTGTTTTTTCAAGGAATCATGAACCTTACCTCTAACATTCTCCATTTGTGGTGGAGTGTCTCATCTTttgttgttcttctttttcttgttgtgCTTCAATCATCAGTACTTGCTCTTAACTCTGACGGGATTCTCTTGCTTCACTTCAAGTACTCTATCCTCAGTGACCCTTTATCAGTCTTAGATACATGGAACTACGATGATGTAACTCCATGTTCATGGAATGGAATCACATGCACAGAAATTGGAACACCAGGTACCCCGGATTTTCTGAGAGTCACAAGCTTGAACCTTCCCCATAGCCAGCTTCTTGGTTCCATTGCTGAAGAGCTAGGCATGATCCAATACCTACGCCACCTTGATCTCTCCCACAACCTCCTCAATGGTTCACTGCCAAATTCCATCTTCAACTCTTCACAGcttcaagttctttctctctcaAACAATGTCATCTCAGGAGAGTTAGCAGAGCTCATTGGCAAATTAACAAGACTTCAAGTTCTCAATCTCTCTGACAATGCCTTTGGTGGTTCAATCCCAGAAACCCTGACTTCTTTGCAGAACCTAACAACTGTTTCACTCAAGAGTAACTACTTCTCAGGAAGGGTCCCAAGTGGTTTCAACTTCACGGAGGTTTTGGATCTTTCATCAAATCTGCTCAACGGTTCTCTACCAAATGAGTTTGGTGGGGAAAACTTGAGGTACTTGAACCTCTCTTACAACAAGGTTTCAGGGACAATTCCACAAACATTTGCAAGGCATATTCCTGGAAACGCCACTATTGATCTCTCATTCAACAACCTCACAGGTCCAATACCAGATTCTTCTGCTTTACTCAACCAGAAAACCGAATCTCTATCTGGGAATGCTGATCTATGCGGGAAGCCTCTCAAGATTCTGTGTTCCATTCCTTCTACACTCTCTGATCCTCCAACCAATGCAACTACATCTTCACCTGCAATTGCAGCCATACCAAAAACAATCGACACAACACCACCAACAAACGCAACAGGAGGAAGCAATAACGTGTCACCGAGTGGCCTAAAACCTGCAACCATAGCCGCCATTGTTGTTGGAGACTTAGCTGGCATGGCCGTTCTTGCATTGATCATTCTCTTGGTCTaccaaaagagaaagaaaagggatcCAAAACCAACCAACAACAGCGTAAACAAAGACGAAATAATCATCACAAAACAGAACCACGAGAATGACGCGAAAACAACATCATCACTCCCCTGCTCATGCCTAACAATGAAAGAAGAAGCGACCTCATCAGAAGAATCAACAAGCTCAGAGAGTGAGCAGGAGAACTCAGAAAACAACAAGGTTGCGAAAGGAGGGAGTCTTGTGACGATGGACGGAGAGACAAAGCTTGATCTGGAGAATCTCCTGAAGGCATCGGCGTATATATTGGGAAACAGTGGCGGCAGCAGCATAGTGTACAAGGCAGTTCTTGAAGATGGAAGAATCTTCGCCGTTCGAAGAATCGGTGAATGTGGAATTGAGAGGATGAAGGACTTCGAGAACCAAGTAAGAGCCATTGCCAAGCTTCGCCACCCAAATTTGGTTCGGCTTCGCGCCTTCAGCTGGGCCAAAGACGAGAAGCTTCTTGTCTCCGACTACGTTTCTAATACCACCCTCGCTTCCATCGGTCCGAGTAAGTTATCACAAACGATCTGAtatgtttgactaaattattatttattaatttttaattaattcatgTTTAATAATTTAGGAAGAGGAGGTTCATCATCACCCTTGAACTTGGGATTGGAAATTCGGTTAAAGATAGCAAAAGGGGTTGCGCGAGGGTTAGCGTTCATTCACGAGAAGAAACACGTGCATGGCAACATCAAACCCAGCAACATTTTGTTAAACTCTGAGATGGAACCAATCATCTGTGATTTTGGGCTAGACCGGCTCATCTTGAACCACCACAACATTAACCATAGAGCAAACGGTTCAGCTAGGAACTTACTTCAACAGCAGCAAGAAAGTGCAACCATTGGTTCAAGCCCCTATgctgcaacaacaacaacaacaacaatgcttgGAACATCATCATCCATTAGTGGGACTCCAATGGCGTATCAAGCACCAGAGTCGCTTCAAAACATTAGGCCGAACCCCAAGTGGGACGTGTACTCGTTTGGAATGGTTCTACTTGAGCTTCTCAGTGGGAGGATTGTTTCAGACCGGGAGTTGGAGCAGTGGTTTGGAGTTGGACCGGGTTCGGTGGACGAGGAGAAGAACCGGGTGTTGTTGAGGATGGCCGACGTGGCAATCAAGTCTGACGTGGCTGGAAGAGAGACTGCTATCTTGACGTGCTTCAAGTTGGGGCTTAGTTGTACCTCAGTTGCCCCACACAAGAGACCCTCTATGAAAGAGGCTCTGCATATCTTGGACAAGATCCCTTCATCTGCTACAAATTAAACTCACTCTATTGTTAGCTTTTTTCCTCTGCTTTTGTTGACTTGATTAGCAGTATTAATTAGTTTATGGAGGGAAAGTGACGATGATTGTAACATTGACCACTGAATCAAATCGAATCAAATCCTTGTCTGTGTAATGTGCTTTTTCACGGAGACCAATGGTCGGTGTTGCTGACTATTAGTAATAAAGCTTGCGCAGCAGATGCTGACTGTTTGGTCCTACATACATATATGGTTTGGCTATTACGACGGATTTATGTGTGGGGTTCGGTGCATCTGATTTCTGCTACGCAAATGTTTGATGATGCGTGGATCCAAGTCTTTTTATAATGTGAACTCTGGAATCGCTACTTTTGTTTAAAGCTTTCCTAAAGTTTATAGTTTTATGCTGTTTAGTGTTTAGATCATCATGCGTGCCTATTAAACAACATTAAATCAGAAACAACTATTTTAATAGATTTGAAGGATTAAGGATGGGAAAAGTTCTTTCtttattcatatatatttttaaaaaaattatatttgacgtGTACCCATAATAATAGGCAAACAAACTCATTCACGAACTTACCTCAAAGAACGGAAACAAACAAAACAGCACATGTCACTAATCATAAGGTTATCTTCTAAAACTGTTATCCTCAAACAGACTACATTACTCAAACACGATTCTATACAAGTCAAAGATACTGATAACTGTACTCACCAGAGGAATCGGAACCTACGAGATCCACCACTAACGCAAGATGTCTATAAAACTAATCCCTCTAACTCATAAAAGCTCAGGTCACATAACTTactttgattttattattatcatctcTTATAACTCACatacttacttgagcgtcggagtgctttgTGCAGGTGCTCCCACCGCCGTATTTCAGAAGGCCGATGTTAAAACCACATATTTATACCTGGACGACGTATAGCTCGATCAAAGATCCAGGTGCTCGACTGAAAGCTACAGACTTCGGCGCATTTAGGACGGAACAATATTCATACATTAAAACCAGTTACAAATGCATGGGTTTCGCTAAGAAATCAATTAAGACCAAAGCTAACTCTagtcaattaattaaaaaacctgtttattaaaaaaaatccaacccCTACaactctattttttaaaattttaaaattgaaaaaagaattaACTTATATTTTGGTTGattctctaattttttaaatatatttatatataaatatatgtagtctaatttatttttaatatatatttatattttaatatatattttatattaataattaattttaataattaattttagggtATACGCATATACTTCATCTTTCTAAGCATGTATACGGAAAAATAGTAAATGAAAGACCCTTTAGAGTTATAACTATAAGTCACGTTTATCTTCACCAGTACAAGGATCAGGATCTTGCTTGAtggttataaattatatttaaaatcctTTACTTTGATGGGTACAAGTCAGCACGTTGCTGAATGCTGATGGCAAGTTGGTTagtgtttttgtttttgtatacAGTTGGTTAGTTTTGTTTGGGCTATCCCATGTTGTTTATTGTTGCAATGGGCTGGGCCGTTCTTTTCCTTGTGTTCTTGTGTACGTGATGATGATCCATGGCAGGAGTTTTGTGCAGGAGAGCGTAAAAGGTAAAATATACATCAACCAAGTTAGGTTGGTCTAgtagttagctcactagtccgcttaagcaagtgtcggggggttcgaatcccgccttgtgcatacagcaacccattggccaacggcaaacccttaaatggagttcagTACCGCAGCGGATTAGTCcagagagacaaaaaaaaaggTCAAATATACATCTAATCCAGAGAGGAGATTGGGAAATAAGCTCGGGCACCTTAAATTCAAAAACGAAGAGACGAGTTGGCTAGTGAAGTATGGCATGAACGATTACCCATCTAATTGTTACTTTTGATTGCCTCTTTATTGTAGTGATAACTTCTGCTAGtatatgaagaagaagaactcattgGAGATCATTGTAATTGTGGAAGAACGGCCTATGATTTTCTTGGGCCTATACAATTGAATAAGTCCACCCACCAACAAAAACGGATAACCATTAGGCCCACTCATTTAATTACTGAGAGTTTCGTTATGGGTTGGACTTGTGTGCAAGGCAAGCTTCAGAACCTTCTTCATATTGGGTTAAGACTTGAGAACAAAACTTACACTCACAGGTAACAATGGAAGAATAGAATCCAATACAGATCCCAACCTCAACCCACGCAAAATGAACATCTTCATTCTATCCGGCCAGAGCAACATGGCCGGTCGCGGAGGCGTCATCAAGACCTACGACCACCACCTCCACCGGACGACACAGCACTGGGACGGCGTCGTACCGCCGGAGTGCAGCTCTGACCTTTCCACCCACCGCCTCAGCGCCGCCCTCCGATGGGAACATGCACACGAGCCCCTCCACGCCGACATCGACACCAAGAAAGTATGCGGGGTGGGTCCCGGCATGAGCTTCGCGAACGCTGTGCGACGGCGCGTGGACTCCCCTTTGGGATTGGTGCCGTGCGCGGCGGGGGGCACGGCCATAAAGGAGTGGGCGCGTGGTGAAGAATTGTACGAGAACATGGTGAAGAGAGCGAAGGAGAGCGTGAAGGAAGATGATAAGAGTGCGATCAAAGCGTTGTTGTGGTACCAAGGAGAGAGCGACACGTCAAGTGAGGAAGACGCTGAGGCTTACAAGGTCAATATGGAGAATCTCATCCAAAACGTTCGTCAAGACCTTAATCTCCCTTCTCTTCCAATCATTCAGGTTTCGTAAATTCCCATCttgcccttttttcttgtagAGTAGTGTGTCTggcaaataaaaatagaaaatgatgCGGGCTTTGGGTACAGGTTGCAATAGCTTCGGGATCTGAGTACATGGAGAAAGTGAGAGAGGCACAAAAGGCGATTGATATTTCGAATGTGATGTGCGTCGACGCCAAGGGATTGCAGTTGAAGGAAGATAATCTTCACCTAACTACGGAGGCTCAAGTTCAATTGGGTCAAATGCTTGCCGAGGCTTATCTTACACATTTTCATCCTtgttgaaacttcaaaattcaaatccaaatCTTGTTTGTTTTGTCATTCTATGTTGGCGTGTGCTTGTGTTAGTCTCTCTGGTCTCTCTGAAATTTAGATCTAAATATCATATTAGTTTCTGGACTCTCTTTAATAATTAGTCAGTCAATAAAATACTGAATTGGCTCACATTGGATACAAGATTAAATAACATTGTTTTGTTTTTACTTTGATCAAGTCTCAAAACAGTTTATTCTAGTATTAAGTGTGAGTTATGTTACGGCCTTAAACGCACTCCAACGTTACCGTGCTGGCACTcgaacttactcaacctcttgaatTAAGACTAAGTCAGcttaaccctcaatacttagcaagaaagctaagaatacaagagaacacaagaaaaATGAAGTTTTGGTGTAAATAACACTTTATTATTCAAGTGTTGGTTACAAATTATTCACACACATAAACTCTAATTCTtacccct includes:
- the LOC112711963 gene encoding receptor protein kinase-like protein At4g34220 → MNLTSNILHLWWSVSSFVVLLFLVVLQSSVLALNSDGILLLHFKYSILSDPLSVLDTWNYDDVTPCSWNGITCTEIGTPGTPDFLRVTSLNLPHSQLLGSIAEELGMIQYLRHLDLSHNLLNGSLPNSIFNSSQLQVLSLSNNVISGELAELIGKLTRLQVLNLSDNAFGGSIPETLTSLQNLTTVSLKSNYFSGRVPSGFNFTEVLDLSSNLLNGSLPNEFGGENLRYLNLSYNKVSGTIPQTFARHIPGNATIDLSFNNLTGPIPDSSALLNQKTESLSGNADLCGKPLKILCSIPSTLSDPPTNATTSSPAIAAIPKTIDTTPPTNATGGSNNVSPSGLKPATIAAIVVGDLAGMAVLALIILLVYQKRKKRDPKPTNNSVNKDEIIITKQNHENDAKTTSSLPCSCLTMKEEATSSEESTSSESEQENSENNKVAKGGSLVTMDGETKLDLENLLKASAYILGNSGGSSIVYKAVLEDGRIFAVRRIGECGIERMKDFENQVRAIAKLRHPNLVRLRAFSWAKDEKLLVSDYVSNTTLASIGPRRGGSSSPLNLGLEIRLKIAKGVARGLAFIHEKKHVHGNIKPSNILLNSEMEPIICDFGLDRLILNHHNINHRANGSARNLLQQQQESATIGSSPYAATTTTTTMLGTSSSISGTPMAYQAPESLQNIRPNPKWDVYSFGMVLLELLSGRIVSDRELEQWFGVGPGSVDEEKNRVLLRMADVAIKSDVAGRETAILTCFKLGLSCTSVAPHKRPSMKEALHILDKIPSSATN
- the LOC112711964 gene encoding probable carbohydrate esterase At4g34215 gives rise to the protein MNIFILSGQSNMAGRGGVIKTYDHHLHRTTQHWDGVVPPECSSDLSTHRLSAALRWEHAHEPLHADIDTKKVCGVGPGMSFANAVRRRVDSPLGLVPCAAGGTAIKEWARGEELYENMVKRAKESVKEDDKSAIKALLWYQGESDTSSEEDAEAYKVNMENLIQNVRQDLNLPSLPIIQVAIASGSEYMEKVREAQKAIDISNVMCVDAKGLQLKEDNLHLTTEAQVQLGQMLAEAYLTHFHPC